A stretch of the Flavobacterium sp. 5 genome encodes the following:
- a CDS encoding DUF4280 domain-containing protein, with the protein MSEKHIVVQGATVKCKFSVEPKLDKLKVKTQSKHYANDKDAEKKLIATDKEIGQTLEKNTFGKCKMQPNGSGDYLPCQAVITKWSGFYDKVTLSNKGKILLEDSKGTCPIGGPDCIEIDKHGQKAEPGKQNAKQVKPQVNNQINPLVNTTKFKQSLEESDSICK; encoded by the coding sequence ATGAGTGAGAAACATATAGTCGTACAGGGTGCAACAGTAAAATGTAAGTTTAGTGTAGAACCTAAGTTAGATAAACTTAAGGTAAAAACACAAAGTAAGCATTATGCCAATGACAAAGATGCTGAAAAAAAACTTATTGCAACCGATAAAGAAATTGGACAAACATTAGAGAAAAATACTTTTGGAAAATGTAAAATGCAGCCCAATGGAAGCGGAGATTATTTGCCTTGCCAAGCTGTAATTACCAAATGGAGTGGTTTCTATGATAAAGTTACACTATCCAATAAAGGAAAAATTTTATTAGAAGATAGTAAAGGAACTTGTCCTATTGGTGGTCCTGATTGTATAGAAATTGATAAACATGGACAAAAAGCCGAACCAGGAAAGCAAAATGCAAAGCAGGTTAAACCACAAGTAAACAACCAAATAAATCCTTTGGTAAATACGACAAAATTTAAACAAAGTTTAGAAGAGAGTGATTCTATTTGTAAATAA
- a CDS encoding CHAP domain-containing protein, with amino-acid sequence MSDFKIIGNTAPIVGKEEFYWVNNLLTKFLPYQSFANTDKSIFEHLINWEVHVLENGRWRKTKENDKTGNKVSYTFLQKSLERKGIRIYARKGEEFARIDIKPNKAEEPKIDSIEFLDKLGNKPTQPFAYSQILKARVHCLHMEKRTIYATLWEDDAEGAGHNKANEKNKMITLPGTVKDGVADIDFFLNPDFTKIADAIKAKGDKSEGKTHEYYVTAEFLNKKTASNNTNVANPNDKKVAVPQNKQTPAQKKGPSKKQEKEKSIVDNVIDWWEGKVKVSPIIFPDPIDVINSVAKIFTPDKEAEDKKNENGTCVCKEYDLIWGNKVSCDFRKKVVEISKELWPDKYKAMANGLMAVMRVETSETFSPSKIDLVSYIDNNGKKRKKYQGLSKDAINELDDNFNGAVGLIQFTKDAIDALNKENSLTLNKKKLALMSDIDQLDYVKKYFMLYGWHKKLLSPEDIYLQVFSPIGIAKDDNYVLYQKHENPETEKEKTSTKNYNANKSVDEENNNDKKIQRLEILGRYRLSFAEGILKKEKKFSCGITKEKEETNTIGILDEMKALVDQHISYSQLGVRNSLSEKGLRGLDCSETVSIYLTKLGITASVKEINTGVMTTQKDFRKAIDSENIDFVSGSNSENFKPKRGDIFVWRRTDGVGHTGIVYEYNEKTDLVTILEAIGNVGSADERTNNNNGGHSGKGCSRTAIYRRTGKALASHAGWKGYFRPKNYTKNL; translated from the coding sequence ATGTCAGATTTTAAAATTATTGGAAATACTGCTCCCATAGTAGGGAAAGAAGAATTCTATTGGGTAAATAATTTATTAACTAAATTTTTACCTTATCAGAGTTTCGCCAATACTGATAAAAGTATTTTTGAACATCTTATTAATTGGGAGGTACATGTTTTAGAAAATGGCAGATGGCGTAAAACAAAAGAGAACGACAAAACTGGAAATAAAGTTTCTTATACTTTTTTACAGAAAAGTTTGGAGAGAAAGGGGATTCGTATCTATGCTCGCAAGGGTGAGGAATTTGCAAGAATTGACATAAAACCTAATAAAGCTGAGGAACCTAAAATTGATAGTATTGAGTTTCTTGACAAATTGGGTAATAAACCTACTCAACCTTTCGCATATAGTCAAATCCTTAAGGCAAGAGTACATTGCTTGCATATGGAAAAAAGAACAATATATGCAACTCTATGGGAAGATGATGCTGAGGGAGCTGGGCATAATAAGGCCAATGAGAAAAATAAAATGATAACTCTTCCAGGAACTGTAAAAGACGGTGTTGCTGATATAGATTTCTTTTTAAATCCCGATTTTACTAAAATTGCTGATGCAATAAAAGCTAAAGGAGATAAAAGTGAAGGCAAAACTCACGAGTATTATGTTACTGCTGAATTTTTAAATAAGAAGACGGCAAGTAACAATACAAATGTGGCTAATCCTAATGATAAAAAAGTAGCAGTTCCACAAAATAAACAAACTCCGGCTCAGAAAAAAGGTCCCTCCAAAAAACAGGAGAAAGAGAAATCTATTGTAGATAATGTTATTGATTGGTGGGAAGGAAAAGTAAAAGTTTCGCCGATAATTTTCCCAGATCCAATTGATGTTATAAATAGTGTCGCGAAGATTTTTACACCTGATAAAGAAGCGGAAGATAAAAAGAATGAAAATGGTACATGTGTTTGTAAAGAATACGATTTAATTTGGGGAAATAAAGTTAGTTGTGATTTTAGAAAAAAAGTTGTAGAAATTTCTAAAGAATTATGGCCAGATAAATATAAAGCAATGGCAAATGGATTGATGGCTGTTATGAGAGTTGAAACTTCAGAAACATTCTCTCCTTCTAAAATTGATTTAGTAAGCTATATTGATAATAATGGAAAAAAAAGAAAAAAATATCAAGGTCTATCTAAAGATGCAATTAATGAACTTGATGATAATTTTAATGGTGCTGTAGGTCTGATACAGTTTACAAAAGATGCAATAGATGCTTTAAACAAAGAAAACTCATTAACACTTAATAAGAAAAAATTAGCTTTAATGTCTGATATAGATCAATTAGATTATGTTAAAAAATATTTCATGTTATATGGTTGGCATAAAAAATTATTATCACCAGAGGATATTTATTTACAAGTTTTTTCTCCAATTGGTATTGCAAAAGATGATAATTATGTATTGTATCAAAAACATGAAAATCCTGAAACTGAAAAAGAAAAAACAAGCACAAAAAATTATAATGCAAATAAAAGTGTTGATGAAGAAAACAACAATGATAAAAAAATTCAACGTTTAGAAATTTTAGGCAGATATCGTTTAAGTTTTGCTGAAGGTATTTTAAAGAAAGAAAAAAAATTTAGTTGTGGAATAACAAAGGAAAAAGAGGAAACCAACACGATAGGAATATTAGATGAAATGAAAGCATTAGTAGATCAGCACATTTCATATAGTCAACTCGGAGTTAGAAACTCCCTTTCAGAAAAAGGATTACGGGGTTTAGATTGTTCGGAAACAGTATCAATTTACTTAACAAAATTAGGAATAACGGCGAGTGTTAAAGAAATAAATACAGGAGTTATGACTACTCAAAAAGATTTCAGAAAAGCTATAGATTCAGAAAATATTGATTTTGTTTCAGGAAGTAATTCAGAGAATTTTAAACCTAAGCGTGGAGATATTTTTGTTTGGAGGAGAACTGATGGAGTAGGACATACAGGAATAGTATATGAGTACAATGAAAAAACAGACTTAGTTACAATATTGGAGGCAATAGGTAATGTCGGTAGTGCTGATGAAAGAACTAATAATAATAATGGCGGTCATTCAGGAAAAGGATGTTCTAGAACGGCTATTTATAGAAGAACAGGAAAAGCTTTAGCCAGTCATGCAGGTTGGAAAGGATATTTTAGACCAAAAAATTACACTAAAAATTTATAA
- a CDS encoding C40 family peptidase, with translation MRQAILLIMIMHLCIKSYAQQYISQIPFKYDYSLESLKKQSQIGEIGLKNKTIVNDNSENLSDDLLALKEKYSIVLAVMPNKITNYKLYSYIDPWINTPYKEKNFSKKGIDCSYFLQSLYSDVYKVTLPKDPAGMWKSKSIQIFTGRSFLAEGDLVFFRYDKDHPISDVGLYLHNDRILACTNKGLAIYNFNDEYFQLRYIGAGRINEDVKKK, from the coding sequence ATGAGGCAAGCAATTTTGTTAATTATGATTATGCATTTATGCATTAAATCTTATGCCCAACAATATATTTCTCAGATTCCTTTTAAATATGATTATTCTTTAGAATCGTTAAAAAAGCAATCCCAAATTGGAGAAATTGGGTTAAAGAATAAAACAATAGTTAATGATAATTCAGAAAATTTAAGCGATGATTTATTGGCTCTTAAAGAAAAATATTCAATTGTATTAGCAGTAATGCCTAATAAAATAACAAACTACAAATTATATTCTTACATCGACCCTTGGATAAACACTCCATACAAAGAAAAAAACTTTTCAAAGAAAGGAATAGACTGTTCCTATTTTTTACAGTCTTTATATAGTGATGTTTATAAGGTTACACTGCCTAAGGATCCTGCAGGTATGTGGAAATCAAAATCCATTCAAATTTTTACCGGAAGAAGTTTCCTTGCAGAAGGAGATTTAGTGTTTTTTAGATATGACAAAGACCATCCAATATCTGATGTGGGTTTATATCTACACAACGACAGAATCTTGGCTTGTACCAATAAAGGCTTGGCAATATATAATTTCAATGACGAGTATTTTCAGTTACGTTACATAGGAGCAGGAAGAATCAATGAAGATGTTAAGAAAAAATAA
- a CDS encoding type VI secretion system baseplate subunit TssG: MLRKNKKSLEELVYEIENISYDIRAEVITNELLESNIILQDEIAISNHGQFSRAYRSDILGATVQDDNYNKQEYLNIQLSRDSIYDALPEGIVHSLSENNADKSVKQMIREHKHQKKQEAEARNFFAPFENEIFHYRTKIENVERDFLYKLNGSKPLDFFYNFWGLPHIYPAVLVSKFIQLLPYAYKIVGDIDLACRCLASILEEKVTHTSTSSKEYSEEGEQIRLGENRLGVDFISGQNYIDYSMNLTIKIGPIINKTFDNYINNGEIKNFIDCFCEHLFPMEVEVKIVLLMNDEIEEFNFNKQPVLGFTTRI; encoded by the coding sequence ATGTTAAGAAAAAATAAAAAAAGTCTTGAGGAACTTGTGTATGAAATAGAGAATATTTCATATGACATTAGAGCTGAAGTTATTACAAATGAACTCCTTGAGAGTAATATTATTCTGCAGGATGAAATTGCGATTTCAAATCATGGGCAATTCTCAAGAGCCTACAGAAGTGATATTTTGGGTGCGACAGTTCAGGATGATAATTATAATAAGCAAGAATATCTTAATATACAATTATCCAGAGACAGTATTTATGATGCGCTTCCAGAAGGGATAGTACATAGTCTAAGCGAAAATAACGCCGATAAATCGGTGAAGCAAATGATTAGGGAGCATAAGCATCAAAAAAAACAAGAAGCTGAAGCCCGTAATTTTTTTGCTCCTTTCGAAAATGAAATATTTCATTACCGAACAAAAATAGAAAATGTTGAAAGAGATTTTTTGTATAAACTGAATGGGAGTAAACCACTAGATTTTTTTTATAATTTTTGGGGTTTACCACATATTTATCCAGCAGTTTTGGTTTCAAAATTTATTCAACTTTTGCCTTACGCTTATAAAATTGTAGGAGATATTGATTTAGCTTGTCGTTGTTTAGCAAGTATTTTAGAAGAAAAAGTAACTCATACATCAACGAGTTCTAAAGAATATAGTGAAGAAGGTGAACAAATTAGATTAGGAGAGAATAGATTAGGAGTCGATTTTATTAGTGGTCAAAATTACATCGATTATTCTATGAATCTAACAATAAAAATTGGACCGATAATCAACAAAACTTTTGATAATTATATAAATAATGGGGAAATAAAAAATTTCATAGATTGTTTTTGTGAGCATCTTTTCCCAATGGAAGTTGAAGTAAAAATAGTTTTATTAATGAATGATGAAATTGAAGAATTTAATTTTAATAAACAACCTGTGTTAGGGTTTACAACAAGAATTTAG
- a CDS encoding TssN family type VI secretion system protein gives MIKKHLAALIDVRLIVFLVVIIAVSVILTMVFSDKIKEFAVKYKRKFYIYLFSFVLIYALVGFLGYNKLFTELSDEFLFYQIASLLFGILHVYLYRWYFEGFNLKAIGHELLFAFLTTLYSSVLFVIIYTALNGIHFTFLMCSHFLIFMVPTGVYAVFNYMMQIPPKEYVTWKIPERKNPFPEIENVEMKDLLLITLLIQKQSDSENYTSIRSKGPVRIDFGALFYHTVSGFNEHNAESKIELKQNGENCNWVFFLQPKWYQTAKYVDAKYTLGMNGITENSVIICKRQKQKENILNKKEKKEDKGFIYEPKTEKKEKEVELMN, from the coding sequence ATGATAAAAAAGCATTTAGCAGCACTTATAGATGTCAGGCTTATAGTATTTTTAGTTGTAATTATAGCAGTTAGTGTTATACTTACAATGGTATTTAGTGATAAAATAAAAGAATTTGCAGTAAAATATAAAAGAAAATTTTACATATATCTTTTTTCATTTGTACTTATTTATGCCTTAGTTGGATTTTTAGGATACAATAAATTGTTTACTGAATTATCTGATGAGTTTCTTTTTTATCAGATAGCTTCTTTGCTATTCGGAATCCTTCATGTGTATTTATATAGATGGTATTTCGAGGGATTTAATTTAAAGGCAATAGGTCATGAATTGTTGTTTGCATTTTTAACCACACTTTACTCCAGTGTATTATTTGTTATTATTTACACTGCTCTAAATGGAATTCATTTTACTTTCTTGATGTGTTCCCATTTTCTAATTTTTATGGTTCCTACAGGGGTTTACGCGGTTTTCAATTATATGATGCAAATACCTCCAAAAGAATATGTTACATGGAAAATACCTGAAAGAAAAAATCCATTTCCAGAAATTGAGAATGTAGAAATGAAGGATTTGTTACTTATTACATTATTAATTCAGAAACAATCGGATAGCGAAAATTATACTTCTATTAGATCGAAAGGGCCTGTACGAATTGATTTTGGAGCTTTATTTTACCATACTGTTTCAGGGTTTAACGAGCATAATGCTGAAAGTAAAATCGAATTAAAACAAAATGGTGAAAATTGTAATTGGGTATTCTTTTTACAGCCAAAATGGTATCAGACTGCAAAATATGTAGATGCTAAATATACTTTGGGAATGAATGGAATTACTGAGAATTCGGTAATTATTTGTAAAAGGCAAAAGCAAAAAGAGAATATATTGAATAAGAAAGAAAAGAAAGAGGATAAAGGTTTTATTTACGAACCTAAGACTGAGAAAAAAGAAAAAGAAGTGGAGTTAATGAACTAA
- a CDS encoding LysM peptidoglycan-binding domain-containing protein, which produces MYHLEKIETSEYDKHQTYKVRKGDTLQAVARELGVEAQELRRYHNIYCPIQDLIEADFKNHLELVILAPEKKEVKTNEGIARKLKKISLANDFRLPFLPERINENYKIQYTSEVGDEIDITEMKISVKWLAVDNNRYHLFEIDRASEIYINGKAPDTMMSELALKAAEVLYPLKIVVNEYGKWIDIHNYNEIENRWGRIKREILDYYEGEVAEAYIEHTENALENSETLLASISSDYFLRVFFNGIHLGYTSDYSFKNEISFPLEKEEESMFKVQQKIAQHLDDSDLIKVEQKGDYIDLSDGIQYGYAPWKGNYNAAFFLNSDSYCIEKINLECSIEYDEPLKITVHIELLQEDEIKSNS; this is translated from the coding sequence ATGTATCATTTAGAGAAAATTGAGACGTCAGAATACGACAAACACCAAACTTACAAGGTAAGAAAAGGAGATACGCTTCAAGCTGTAGCTCGTGAACTTGGTGTAGAAGCTCAGGAACTCAGAAGATATCATAATATATATTGCCCGATCCAAGATTTGATAGAAGCTGATTTTAAAAACCATTTAGAACTAGTGATTTTGGCTCCTGAAAAAAAAGAGGTTAAAACAAATGAAGGAATAGCTAGAAAGCTTAAAAAAATTAGTCTTGCAAATGATTTCAGACTGCCTTTTTTACCAGAAAGAATTAATGAAAATTACAAAATACAATATACTTCTGAAGTTGGTGATGAGATTGATATTACAGAAATGAAGATATCAGTAAAATGGCTTGCTGTTGATAATAACAGGTATCATCTCTTCGAAATTGATAGAGCATCTGAAATTTATATCAATGGTAAAGCACCTGATACAATGATGAGTGAATTGGCATTGAAAGCTGCCGAAGTTTTGTATCCTTTAAAAATTGTAGTTAATGAATATGGTAAATGGATAGATATTCATAATTATAATGAAATTGAAAACCGTTGGGGAAGAATAAAAAGAGAAATTTTAGACTATTATGAAGGAGAAGTAGCAGAGGCTTACATCGAACATACCGAGAATGCATTAGAGAATTCGGAAACATTATTAGCTTCTATTAGTTCAGATTATTTTTTGAGAGTTTTTTTTAATGGTATTCATCTGGGGTATACTTCTGATTATTCATTTAAAAATGAGATTTCCTTTCCCTTAGAAAAAGAGGAAGAATCTATGTTTAAAGTACAGCAAAAAATTGCGCAACATTTAGATGATTCTGATTTAATCAAAGTAGAACAAAAAGGAGATTATATAGATTTAAGTGATGGAATTCAATATGGTTATGCTCCTTGGAAAGGAAATTATAATGCTGCTTTTTTTTTAAATTCAGATTCCTATTGCATCGAAAAAATAAATTTAGAATGTAGTATTGAGTATGATGAGCCTCTGAAAATTACTGTACATATTGAACTTCTTCAGGAAGACGAAATAAAAAGCAATAGTTAA